In one window of Gossypium arboreum isolate Shixiya-1 chromosome 4, ASM2569848v2, whole genome shotgun sequence DNA:
- the LOC108458577 gene encoding uncharacterized protein LOC108458577 — MARHIIVVALFFIAIVGAFAADISPSQAPSRATKTFAPYGSPSSSSNTISASPSESPSPSGSPEKSSEGPSADSPDSDSDEDTDEDEEAEGPDSGEDSDYNA, encoded by the coding sequence ATGGCTCGCCACATTATTGTTGTTGCCCTTTTTTTCATAGCTATTGTTGGGGCATTTGCTGCTGATATATCACCGTCACAAGCCCCATCAAGAGCTACCAAGACTTTTGCTCCTTATGGGTCGCCATCTTCATCCTCCAATACTATCAGCGCTAGCCCAAGCGAGAGCCCTAGCCCAAGCGGGAGCCCTGAGAAAAGCAGCGAAGGACCGTCTGCTGACTCTCCCGATTCAGATTCTGATGAAGATACCGATGAAGATGAAGAAGCTGAAGGACCAGACTCTGGTGAAGACAGTGACTACAAtgcataa
- the LOC128291565 gene encoding uncharacterized protein LOC128291565: MSNLAKLEFATLDISGKNYLSWVLDAEIHLDAKGLGNTILADKEAFNQDKAKAMIFIRHHLHEGLKVEYLTVKDPLELWKNLKERFDHQKTVILPKARYDWMHLRLQDFKTVSEYNSELFKISSQLKLVGENIIDEDLLEKTFSTFHATNVLLQQQYREKGFKRKYRSRGRGHGRSGGRGRGRISNRYHGGHNNDTSNHQKKNNNERQERSGQNNPSKIVENICYRCEYEYSTKFR, from the exons atgtcaaatcttgCCAAACTTGAATTTGCGACCTTAGACATCTCAGGCAAGAACTATTTGTCATGGGTGTTAGATGCTGAAATTCACCTAGATGCTAAAGGTTTAGGAAATACTATATTAGCAGATAAAGAAGCATTTAATCAAGACAAGGCAAAAGCAATGATTTTCATCCGTCATCATCTGCATGAAGGATTAAAAGTGGAATATCTCACTGTGAAAGACCCTCTTGAGttgtggaaaaatttgaaagaacgaTTTGACCATCAGAAAACTGTGATACTCCCTAAAGCTCGTTATGATTGGATGCACTTACGGTTGCAAGATTTTAAGACGGTAAGTGAATACAATtcagaacttttcaaaattagttctCAACTAAAATTAGTTGGAGAAAACATAATTGATGAGGACTTGTTAgagaaaacattttcaacctttcaCGCTACTAATGTGCTCCTGCAGCAGCAATACCGTGAAAAAGGTTTTAAAAG aaaatatagaagTCGCGGCCGTGGTCATGGACGTAGTGGGGGACGTGGTCGAGGACGTATTAGTAATCGTTATCATGGTGGTCATAACAATGATACTTCTAACCACCAGAAAAAGAATAACAATGAAAGACAAGAAAGAAGTGGTCAAAATAATCCTTCAAAGATTGTTGAGAATATATGCTACCGATGTG aatatgaatattcaacaaaatttcgATAG